In a single window of the Flavivirga spongiicola genome:
- the pdhA gene encoding pyruvate dehydrogenase (acetyl-transferring) E1 component subunit alpha encodes MQKITKETYLKWYEDMLFWRKFEDKLAAVYIQQKVRGFLHLYNGQEAVLAGALHAMDLTKDKMITAYRNHVQPIGMGVDPRRVMAELYGKATGTSQGLGGSMHIFSKEHRFYGGHGIVGGQIPLGAGIAFGDKYHGSDAVTLCCFGDGAARQGSLHETFNLAMLWKLPVVFVCENNGYAMGTSVERTANHGEIWKLGKGYEMPCGPVDGMNPIKVAEAFDEAIQRARRGEGPTFLELKTYRYRGHSMSDAQHYRTKDEVEEYKKIDPITQVKDIILEKKYASEDAIKVIDKRVKDLVSECEKFAEESPFPDKNVMYDVVYEQEDYPFIQHKL; translated from the coding sequence ATGCAAAAAATCACTAAAGAGACATACCTAAAATGGTATGAGGATATGCTGTTTTGGAGAAAGTTTGAAGATAAACTGGCAGCTGTTTATATACAACAAAAAGTAAGAGGATTTCTTCATTTATATAATGGTCAAGAAGCAGTTTTAGCAGGTGCTTTACATGCTATGGATTTGACAAAAGATAAAATGATTACAGCTTATAGAAATCATGTACAGCCAATAGGTATGGGTGTCGATCCCAGACGTGTTATGGCAGAGTTATATGGTAAAGCTACAGGGACTTCACAAGGACTAGGAGGCTCCATGCACATATTTTCTAAAGAACATCGTTTTTATGGAGGTCATGGTATCGTAGGAGGACAAATTCCTTTAGGAGCAGGTATTGCTTTTGGTGATAAATATCATGGTAGCGATGCTGTAACGTTATGTTGTTTTGGAGATGGCGCAGCTAGACAAGGATCACTTCATGAGACTTTTAATTTAGCAATGCTTTGGAAACTTCCAGTAGTGTTTGTTTGCGAAAACAATGGTTATGCTATGGGAACGTCGGTAGAACGTACTGCAAATCATGGTGAAATATGGAAATTAGGTAAAGGTTATGAAATGCCATGTGGACCAGTTGATGGTATGAATCCTATAAAAGTAGCTGAAGCATTTGATGAAGCTATACAACGTGCACGACGTGGTGAAGGACCTACGTTTTTAGAGTTGAAAACATATCGATATAGAGGACACTCTATGAGTGATGCACAGCATTATAGAACTAAAGATGAAGTGGAAGAATACAAGAAAATTGATCCTATTACTCAAGTGAAAGACATTATTCTTGAAAAGAAATATGCTAGTGAAGATGCTATTAAAGTGATTGATAAGCGCGTAAAAGATTTGGTTTCTGAATGTGAGAAATTTGCTGAAGAATCACCATTTCCAGATAAGAATGTGATGTACGATGTCGTTTACGAACAAGAAGATTATCCATTTATACAACATAAATTATAA
- the cdd gene encoding cytidine deaminase, giving the protein MKEIKIETTLYIYQGLDELPKEIILLMQKAFGARENAYAPYSSFNVGAALLLDNGEIITGSNQENASYPSGLCAERTAIYYAGSQYPKAKIIRMAISAGSKNNQTTKPIPPCGACRQAIAEYEVKQDTPIEIYFMGETGKVAKSNSLANLLPLVFDKSVL; this is encoded by the coding sequence ATGAAGGAAATAAAAATAGAGACAACACTATATATTTACCAAGGTTTAGACGAGCTTCCAAAGGAAATCATTTTGCTAATGCAAAAAGCTTTTGGAGCTCGTGAAAATGCTTACGCTCCCTATTCAAGCTTTAATGTGGGAGCGGCACTATTGTTGGATAATGGTGAAATAATTACTGGTAGTAATCAGGAAAATGCATCGTACCCATCAGGGCTATGCGCAGAACGCACTGCAATTTATTATGCAGGCTCACAATACCCAAAGGCAAAAATAATCCGCATGGCTATTTCGGCAGGATCAAAAAATAATCAAACGACTAAGCCTATCCCTCCTTGTGGTGCCTGTAGGCAAGCTATTGCCGAATATGAAGTGAAACAGGATACCCCTATAGAAATTTATTTTATGGGAGAAACGGGAAAAGTTGCTAAATCCAATTCTCTCGCAAACTTGTTGCCTCTAGTTTTTGATAAATCAGTGCTTTAA
- the porV gene encoding type IX secretion system outer membrane channel protein PorV: MNNRILIALAFLFVLKLNAQETIIFPNQDRRTITTGVPFLQIASDARAAGMADMGVATSVDAFSQQWNSSKYVFSETKSGIGVSYTPYLSKLVNDIFLGNVTYFNRLDERSAFAVSLRYFSLGDIEFVNGPDDTPRVQKPNELSLDASYALRLSDQFAMSVAMRYLRSDLRIQGVGGDIKPASTFGVDISGFYQSEEEAYADFNGRWRGGFAIQNIGPKFKYDEGGEENFQPTTLRLGGGFDFIFDDYNKIAVTAEIGKLLVPTPPVYGYVDADGNESQATDGSEPTIIVEGKDPDVSFLTGMFQSFGDAPDGFSEELKEFTWSLGAEYVYQDSFAFRAGYFNESEDKGARKFLALGAGFKANVVNIDLSYLFSASKVQSPLENTLRFSLTFNIGADAYNEY, translated from the coding sequence ATGAATAATAGAATATTAATAGCATTAGCCTTTCTTTTTGTGTTAAAACTAAATGCTCAAGAAACAATTATTTTTCCAAACCAAGACAGGAGAACTATTACTACAGGAGTGCCGTTTTTACAAATTGCATCAGATGCCCGTGCAGCTGGTATGGCCGATATGGGTGTTGCAACCTCTGTTGACGCATTTTCACAGCAATGGAATTCATCTAAATATGTGTTTTCGGAAACTAAATCAGGTATTGGAGTAAGTTATACGCCTTACTTAAGTAAATTGGTAAATGATATTTTTTTAGGAAATGTTACGTATTTTAATCGTTTAGATGAACGTAGTGCATTTGCAGTAAGTTTAAGGTATTTTTCTTTAGGAGATATTGAGTTTGTAAATGGTCCAGATGATACACCTAGGGTGCAAAAACCTAATGAGTTGTCTCTTGATGCATCCTACGCTTTAAGGCTATCAGATCAATTTGCTATGTCTGTAGCAATGCGTTATTTACGTTCGGATTTACGTATACAAGGAGTAGGCGGAGATATCAAACCAGCAAGTACGTTTGGTGTGGATATTTCTGGTTTTTATCAAAGTGAAGAAGAAGCTTATGCCGATTTTAATGGACGATGGCGAGGTGGGTTTGCTATTCAGAATATAGGACCAAAGTTTAAATATGATGAAGGTGGTGAAGAGAATTTTCAACCTACAACCTTGCGTTTAGGAGGTGGATTCGACTTTATATTTGATGATTATAATAAAATTGCTGTAACTGCAGAAATAGGAAAACTATTGGTGCCAACACCACCTGTTTATGGGTATGTTGATGCAGACGGTAATGAGTCACAAGCAACAGATGGTAGTGAGCCAACAATCATCGTTGAAGGTAAAGATCCCGATGTTAGTTTTTTAACAGGAATGTTTCAGTCATTTGGTGATGCGCCAGACGGCTTTAGTGAGGAGTTAAAGGAGTTTACATGGTCATTAGGGGCAGAATACGTATATCAAGATTCTTTTGCTTTCAGAGCTGGTTACTTTAATGAAAGTGAAGATAAAGGTGCTAGAAAGTTTTTGGCATTAGGAGCTGGTTTTAAAGCTAATGTTGTAAATATTGATTTGTCATACTTGTTTTCAGCGTCTAAAGTGCAAAGTCCTTTAGAGAATACATTACGTTTCTCATTAACCTTTAATATTGGTGCAGATGCATATAATGAGTATTAA
- the porU gene encoding type IX secretion system sortase PorU — protein sequence MKKEILFLLFISCTIAVSGQQKKYTITWEDSKTISGGSYTIEIPSFNTENFSYGFEEGILFVDQWEVNQLVNESSAVISNVVYTSISKANLKDLDLNKIPNTLKFNLKNSKSREKQYAVFELSPIVKDSRDGYKKVISFQLDYKNGLTTNRVSSLSKGFKTSKVISNSVLSSGEWYRFYVDATGAFKLSKSFLQRLGVNVNSVDPRNIKLYGHGGRMIPYSNALAYPFDMPENAIRFVGEEDGVFDNEDYILFYAQGPKAFNAESNTNINCYTDKTYYYINVSGGLGKRIQQFIQPGGSVDLVIDTFEDYKFHEIDEHNIAFLGRRWFGDKFDVDNNKVFEFDFPGLVTSELINLRVFTAAASTTSSTIEVTVNGTPISTLNMSGSTSPNLASQASFSGSISVNSSKVEVGLNFNNQGNPSTQAYLDYISIEATRSLNFSDEQFQFKNSAVTSASGIGQYNMTNTSQVSEIWDVTDIYNVSNYLNTDGASNISFTSNLGNLKTFVVVTPLDYFEPKIDSKTTINNQDIKGSIFQNGQGGFQDVDYIIVAPNNMINEAERLAQINRTQYDLNVKVLGLDEIYNEFSSGNQDIGAIRNLVKYVYDNASAPANRIKYVCLFGDSSFDYKDRIPNNTNVVPSWHSYNSFNLTSSFISDDFYGMMDANEGTMSTNDRLDIAVGRILADTPQRAKEMVDKIESYYVKEAFGAWRNNFVVISDDVDKDWEGLLQQTTDNVGNLVSQEKPFMNVVKIHSDAFQQETSAGGDRYPEVTNEIVNAVDNGALVVNYFGHGGEDGLAQERILLKPDVNGFRNFCKLNCFVTVTCEYTKFDNPFRETAGEFTYWNKQAGSIGLITTTRQVFVNFGITFNNTLGQYLFSYSDNDTYEDYEYPSMAEALRLAKNDPVISGNSQRRLVFFIGDPAMKLAFPKPNIRLTEINDVPITQATDTLKALSYVKLAGQVVDVSGNLITNYNGTLSTTIYDKSINRQTLANDGTRLNGEIVRLDFETLGEIIFRGQASVKDGQFEFDFVVPKDIGIPVGFGKVSFYSKNEALSQDQAGASINTVRIGGVNENAAEDNIGPVITLYMNDENFVSGGITNESPTLLAKMEDANGINTASGIGHDIVAIIDGDETNPVVLNDYYQTEVDDYQKGVVSFPFRDLEPGLHTLTLKAWDVYNNSSTSEIQFVVFDKDQELVINNVLNYPNPFVNYTEFWFNHNSSEPLDVSIQIFTVSGKLVRTINGQTTGGIKTTSSLSRDIVWDGRDDFGDKIGKGVYIYKLTVHSNLLNKKVEKIEKLVIL from the coding sequence ATGAAAAAGGAAATTTTATTTTTATTGTTCATTTCTTGTACAATAGCTGTGTCTGGTCAGCAAAAAAAGTATACTATTACTTGGGAAGATTCTAAAACAATTTCTGGAGGAAGTTATACCATTGAGATACCTTCTTTTAATACCGAAAATTTTAGTTATGGTTTTGAAGAAGGAATATTGTTTGTAGACCAGTGGGAGGTAAATCAATTAGTAAACGAATCTTCTGCAGTTATTAGTAATGTTGTTTATACCTCTATTTCTAAAGCCAATTTAAAAGATCTAGACCTAAATAAGATTCCGAATACATTAAAATTTAACTTAAAAAATTCCAAGTCAAGAGAAAAACAATATGCAGTTTTTGAACTTTCACCTATTGTTAAGGACTCGAGGGATGGCTATAAAAAGGTTATTTCATTTCAGCTAGATTATAAAAATGGCTTGACTACTAATAGAGTATCCTCATTAAGTAAAGGTTTTAAAACGTCTAAGGTTATTAGTAATTCGGTATTAAGCTCGGGAGAATGGTATCGCTTTTATGTGGATGCTACTGGGGCTTTTAAATTATCAAAAAGCTTTTTACAACGTTTAGGAGTAAATGTAAACAGTGTAGACCCCAGAAATATAAAGCTATACGGACATGGAGGACGTATGATCCCTTATTCTAATGCCCTAGCTTACCCTTTTGATATGCCGGAGAATGCTATAAGGTTTGTGGGAGAAGAAGATGGTGTTTTTGACAATGAAGATTATATCTTGTTTTATGCTCAAGGCCCAAAAGCGTTTAATGCAGAGAGTAATACGAATATAAATTGTTACACAGATAAAACATATTATTATATAAATGTAAGTGGAGGACTGGGTAAGCGTATTCAACAATTTATACAACCTGGTGGATCGGTAGATTTAGTTATTGATACGTTTGAAGATTATAAGTTTCATGAAATTGATGAACATAATATTGCGTTTTTAGGAAGGCGTTGGTTTGGCGATAAATTTGACGTAGATAATAATAAAGTTTTTGAATTTGATTTCCCAGGTTTAGTAACGTCAGAATTAATAAACCTAAGAGTGTTTACAGCAGCTGCGTCAACAACATCAAGTACCATAGAAGTTACTGTAAATGGAACGCCAATTTCAACATTAAATATGAGTGGGTCAACATCACCCAATTTAGCAAGTCAGGCTTCATTTAGTGGTAGCATTAGTGTGAATAGTTCGAAAGTAGAAGTAGGGCTTAATTTTAATAATCAAGGGAACCCGAGCACACAGGCTTATTTAGATTATATATCAATAGAAGCAACTCGTTCACTAAATTTTTCAGACGAGCAATTTCAATTTAAAAATAGTGCGGTTACTTCAGCATCAGGAATAGGACAATATAATATGACTAATACATCCCAAGTTTCAGAAATATGGGATGTAACCGATATATATAATGTTTCTAATTATTTAAATACAGATGGTGCTTCAAATATTAGTTTTACATCTAATTTAGGGAACTTAAAAACTTTTGTAGTGGTCACACCCTTGGATTATTTTGAACCAAAAATAGATTCAAAAACAACGATTAATAATCAAGATATAAAAGGAAGCATTTTTCAAAATGGTCAAGGTGGGTTTCAGGATGTAGATTACATTATAGTTGCTCCAAATAATATGATTAATGAAGCGGAACGTTTAGCGCAGATAAATAGAACGCAATACGATTTGAATGTTAAGGTGTTAGGTTTAGATGAAATTTACAATGAATTTAGTTCAGGTAACCAAGATATTGGAGCCATTAGAAACCTAGTTAAGTATGTTTATGATAATGCAAGCGCACCAGCAAACAGAATAAAGTATGTGTGTTTATTTGGAGATAGTTCTTTTGATTATAAAGATAGAATTCCTAATAATACTAATGTAGTACCTTCATGGCACTCCTATAACAGTTTTAATCTTACCAGTTCATTTATTTCTGATGATTTTTATGGCATGATGGATGCTAATGAGGGGACCATGTCAACAAATGACAGGTTAGATATTGCAGTGGGTAGAATTCTAGCAGATACACCACAAAGGGCCAAAGAAATGGTCGATAAAATAGAATCATATTACGTAAAGGAAGCGTTTGGTGCTTGGCGTAATAATTTTGTGGTTATTTCGGATGATGTTGACAAAGATTGGGAAGGGCTTTTACAGCAAACAACCGATAATGTAGGTAATTTAGTTTCTCAAGAAAAACCTTTTATGAATGTTGTAAAAATACATTCTGATGCATTTCAGCAAGAAACATCGGCAGGTGGAGACAGGTATCCCGAAGTAACAAACGAGATTGTAAATGCTGTTGATAATGGTGCTTTGGTTGTAAATTATTTTGGTCATGGAGGCGAGGACGGCTTGGCTCAAGAGCGTATTCTTTTAAAACCAGATGTTAACGGATTTCGTAATTTTTGTAAATTAAATTGTTTTGTAACCGTAACATGTGAATATACTAAGTTTGACAACCCATTTAGAGAAACAGCGGGCGAATTTACATATTGGAATAAGCAAGCAGGATCTATTGGTTTAATTACAACTACCAGGCAAGTATTTGTTAATTTCGGTATTACTTTTAATAATACTTTAGGACAATATCTATTCTCTTATAGTGATAATGATACTTATGAAGATTACGAATATCCTTCTATGGCTGAAGCTCTCAGGTTGGCAAAAAATGATCCTGTTATATCTGGGAATTCTCAAAGGCGTTTAGTGTTCTTTATCGGAGACCCAGCCATGAAATTGGCTTTCCCTAAGCCAAATATAAGATTAACAGAAATTAATGATGTACCTATTACTCAAGCAACAGATACATTAAAAGCATTAAGTTACGTGAAATTAGCAGGTCAAGTAGTTGATGTTTCTGGAAATTTAATCACTAATTATAACGGTACACTTTCAACAACTATTTATGATAAGTCGATAAATAGACAGACGCTTGCTAATGATGGTACACGACTAAATGGGGAAATAGTAAGGTTAGACTTTGAAACACTTGGAGAAATTATATTTAGAGGTCAGGCATCTGTAAAAGACGGTCAATTTGAGTTTGATTTTGTAGTACCAAAAGATATTGGTATTCCTGTTGGGTTTGGAAAAGTAAGTTTTTATTCAAAAAATGAAGCACTATCCCAAGATCAAGCTGGGGCGAGTATTAATACAGTTAGAATAGGAGGCGTGAACGAAAATGCAGCAGAAGATAATATAGGGCCTGTTATTACACTTTATATGAATGATGAGAATTTTGTCTCGGGAGGAATAACGAATGAGTCTCCTACATTATTGGCTAAAATGGAAGATGCGAATGGGATTAATACAGCAAGTGGTATTGGGCATGATATCGTTGCTATAATAGATGGAGATGAAACAAATCCGGTAGTTCTTAATGATTATTATCAAACAGAAGTAGACGATTATCAAAAAGGTGTAGTAAGTTTTCCGTTTAGAGATTTAGAGCCAGGGCTTCATACTTTAACCTTAAAAGCCTGGGATGTCTATAATAATTCTTCAACTTCTGAAATTCAGTTTGTTGTATTCGATAAAGATCAAGAATTGGTTATAAATAACGTGCTAAATTATCCAAACCCTTTTGTGAATTATACAGAATTTTGGTTTAATCACAATAGTTCGGAACCTTTAGACGTTTCTATACAGATATTCACTGTTTCCGGGAAACTGGTAAGAACGATTAATGGACAAACAACAGGAGGTATTAAAACGACTAGTTCACTATCTAGAGATATTGTTTGGGATGGGAGAGACGATTTTGGGGATAAAATAGGAAAGGGTGTCTATATTTATAAGCTTACAGTTCACTCAAATTTATTAAATAAAAAAGTAGAAAAAATAGAAAAACTCGTTATATTGTAA
- the gldJ gene encoding gliding motility lipoprotein GldJ — MDMKKVVAFKVLLVFALTIASTGCKKSSSSKNSSRATGWQINSREGGFQYNTDFREQETSPGLVFVEGGTFTKGRVQDDVMHDWNNSPTQQHVQSFYMDETEVTNAMYMEYLDWIKRVYPPSEENFRAIYNGALPDTLVWRNRLGFNEVMTENYLRHPGYGEYPVVGVSWIQAVEFANWRSDRVNEYNLEKAGYLKRDAKITDVNAESTFSTDTYINAPTLTYGGNEEIINGEGRNKRNVRVDADGNESNIYATRETGIISPKYRLPTETEWEYAALGLSEIRDFNLYRGRKKYPWDGQYTRSDKRKIRGDQLANFKQGKGDYGGIAGWSDDGADITNAVKSYDPNDFGLYDMAGNVAEWVADVYRPIIDDDFNDFNYYRGNVYTKNALNDDGTVKVVTADDIIYDTLPNGKVIARNLPGEIQQVPIDENETYLRTNFDRSDEINFRDGDKRSSRYYESFNDYEGEDAEKKDSDTRKMYNSPKHSISRDSLGNIIREYDKGNNRTSLINDQVRVYKGGSWKDREYWLDPAQRRYFPQDMATDYIGFRCAMSRVGSKSKSKSKTKN; from the coding sequence ATGGATATGAAAAAAGTAGTAGCATTCAAGGTTTTATTAGTTTTTGCACTAACTATAGCTTCAACTGGTTGTAAAAAATCTTCGAGTTCAAAGAATAGTTCAAGAGCTACAGGATGGCAGATTAACTCCAGAGAAGGTGGTTTTCAGTACAACACAGATTTCAGAGAACAGGAAACATCTCCAGGTCTCGTATTTGTTGAAGGGGGAACTTTCACTAAAGGACGTGTTCAGGATGATGTGATGCACGATTGGAATAATAGCCCAACTCAGCAACATGTACAATCTTTTTATATGGACGAAACAGAGGTTACCAATGCCATGTATATGGAGTATTTAGATTGGATTAAAAGAGTTTACCCACCATCTGAAGAAAATTTTAGAGCCATCTACAATGGGGCTTTACCTGACACATTAGTTTGGAGAAACCGTTTAGGTTTTAACGAGGTAATGACAGAAAACTACTTACGTCACCCAGGTTACGGAGAATATCCTGTTGTTGGTGTAAGCTGGATTCAAGCAGTTGAATTTGCTAATTGGAGATCAGATCGTGTTAATGAGTACAACTTGGAAAAAGCCGGTTACTTAAAACGTGATGCAAAGATTACCGATGTTAATGCAGAGTCAACATTTAGCACAGACACTTATATTAATGCTCCTACCTTAACGTATGGTGGTAATGAAGAAATTATTAACGGTGAAGGTCGTAATAAAAGAAATGTTAGAGTAGATGCAGACGGTAATGAATCTAATATTTATGCGACTCGTGAAACTGGAATAATTTCACCAAAATATAGACTTCCTACTGAAACTGAGTGGGAATATGCCGCTTTGGGATTAAGCGAAATTAGAGATTTCAACCTATATCGTGGGCGTAAAAAATACCCTTGGGATGGACAATATACACGTTCTGACAAACGTAAAATTCGTGGTGACCAATTGGCTAATTTTAAGCAAGGAAAAGGTGATTATGGTGGTATTGCAGGTTGGTCCGATGATGGAGCAGATATTACAAATGCTGTTAAATCTTATGACCCTAACGATTTTGGATTATATGACATGGCTGGTAATGTTGCCGAATGGGTTGCTGATGTTTACAGACCTATTATAGATGATGATTTTAATGACTTTAACTATTATCGTGGTAATGTTTATACCAAAAATGCTTTAAATGATGATGGTACTGTCAAAGTTGTTACAGCTGATGACATTATATATGATACTTTACCAAATGGAAAAGTAATTGCTAGAAATTTACCTGGTGAAATACAACAAGTTCCTATTGACGAAAACGAGACATACTTACGTACTAACTTTGATAGAAGTGATGAAATAAACTTTAGAGACGGTGACAAACGTTCTTCTCGTTATTATGAAAGTTTTAATGATTATGAAGGTGAAGATGCTGAAAAGAAAGATTCTGATACTAGAAAAATGTATAATTCCCCTAAACATAGTATCTCTAGGGATTCTTTAGGAAACATTATAAGAGAATACGATAAGGGTAATAACAGAACATCTTTAATTAATGATCAAGTTAGAGTTTACAAAGGAGGATCTTGGAAAGACAGAGAGTATTGGTTAGATCCAGCTCAAAGACGTTACTTCCCACAAGATATGGCAACAGATTATATTGGATTTAGATGTGCAATGTCACGTGTAGGTTCAAAATCTAAATCCAAAAGCAAAACAAAGAATTAA
- a CDS encoding UDP-N-acetylmuramoyl-tripeptide--D-alanyl-D-alanine ligase, with translation MKIEQLHELFLQCNSVSTDTRKIKKNDLFFALKGENFNGNTYAEQALKNGAKYAVVDEALFNTSNKTILVKNVLETLQKLASHHRTYLNIPIIALTGSNGKTTTKELINATLSQKYKTTATIGNLNNHIGVPLTLLSMTDNTQIGIVEMGANHQKEIEFLCNIAKPDYGYITNFGKAHLEGFGSIEGVIKGKSEMYDFLINHDKTIFVNGNDSIQIEKTKNTNRFIFGKNSRDFDININFINALPFVKCEYNKLEIASQLIGDYNFNNITAAIAIGHYFKVEDNDIKAAIENYTPTNNRSQIIQKDTNKIILDAYNANPTSMQAALLNFEKQLSTKKIALIGDMFELGKDANKEHQNIADLAASLNIDQVVLIGENFFKTQTKSNTTEQFKSFYDFKDWFDNSKIENTAILIKGSRGMALERILEYL, from the coding sequence TTGAAAATAGAACAATTACACGAGCTTTTTTTACAATGTAATTCGGTATCTACCGATACAAGAAAGATTAAAAAAAATGACCTTTTTTTTGCTCTTAAAGGCGAAAATTTTAATGGAAACACATATGCGGAACAGGCTTTAAAAAATGGTGCTAAATACGCCGTTGTTGATGAAGCACTATTTAATACATCTAATAAAACTATTTTAGTAAAAAATGTTTTAGAAACATTACAAAAGTTAGCTTCCCATCATAGAACGTATTTAAACATTCCCATAATAGCGCTTACTGGTAGTAATGGTAAAACAACAACTAAAGAATTAATTAATGCTACATTATCTCAAAAATATAAAACCACTGCTACTATTGGTAATTTAAATAACCATATTGGCGTGCCATTAACGTTGCTTTCTATGACAGATAATACCCAAATTGGGATTGTAGAAATGGGTGCAAATCATCAAAAAGAAATTGAATTTCTATGCAACATAGCCAAACCAGACTATGGATATATAACTAATTTTGGAAAAGCGCATTTAGAAGGTTTTGGAAGTATTGAAGGTGTTATTAAAGGAAAAAGTGAAATGTACGATTTCCTAATTAACCACGATAAAACCATTTTTGTAAATGGTAATGATAGTATCCAAATTGAAAAAACAAAAAATACAAATCGGTTTATATTTGGCAAAAACAGTCGTGATTTTGATATCAATATCAATTTCATTAATGCACTCCCTTTTGTAAAATGTGAGTACAATAAGCTAGAAATAGCAAGTCAGCTTATCGGTGATTACAACTTTAATAACATCACAGCAGCCATTGCTATCGGTCATTATTTTAAAGTTGAAGATAACGATATAAAGGCCGCTATTGAAAATTATACGCCCACCAATAACCGTTCACAAATTATACAGAAAGACACTAACAAGATCATTTTAGACGCTTACAACGCAAACCCAACAAGTATGCAAGCAGCTTTATTAAATTTTGAAAAGCAGCTAAGCACAAAAAAGATAGCACTTATCGGTGACATGTTTGAGCTTGGAAAAGATGCGAATAAAGAGCATCAAAACATTGCTGATTTAGCAGCATCTTTAAATATAGATCAGGTTGTTCTTATTGGTGAAAACTTTTTTAAAACACAAACGAAATCTAACACAACAGAACAGTTTAAATCTTTTTATGATTTTAAAGACTGGTTTGATAACTCTAAAATAGAAAATACCGCAATACTTATTAAAGGTTCAAGAGGTATGGCTTTGGAAAGAATTTTGGAATATCTTTAA